DNA sequence from the Podospora pseudocomata strain CBS 415.72m chromosome 2 map unlocalized CBS415.72m_2.2, whole genome shotgun sequence genome:
GAAGATTGCCGTCATCGGTGGTTCATCCgggtaggtacctacctacctctcACCACACTCCCTTTGTCTACCCTCACTAACAAATCCCCCAACCAGCATCGGCTACGGAGCAGCAGAgatcctcctctccgccggcgcccacatcaccatcatatCCTCCACCCAAGAAAAAGTCGACCGTGCCGTTTCCCAACTATCATCTACCGCTGGGGGCAACGTCCAAGGCAGAGTCGGCAACGTCCGCGACGAAGCCGCCTTCACTGAACTGCTTCTCTCCCTTGCCCCCCTGGATCATGTCATCTTCTCCAGTGTCGATAAAATCATCCGTGGTAGCCTGGCCGAAGCTAACCTCTCCGACGCGGCGGGGTTGTTCGGGGTGAAGTTCTGGGGGAGCTTTGTTGTCGCAAAGGGTGAGCTGACCtaccttcttcctcttctagATGAACCATGTGCTGATCGGGGTGAAGCCATCGCAAAAcacgacatcatcctccctgGCGGTTCACTCACCCTCACCTCTGGCGCTGCTGCTCTACGTCCTAAGAAGGGAGCGACGATTGGGGGGGCGCTGAATGGGGGCTTGATTACCGCTACCATTTCTCTTGCTGATGAGCTTTCGGGGAAGAGGATCAGGGTGAATACTGTTGTCCCGGGGTTAGTCAAGACACCGCTtttggggaagttggggaatagtgaggagcagcagagggaGATTTATGAGCAGGCGGCCGGGAGGTTGAGTGTGGGGTTTGTTGCTAGTCCGGAAGATGTTGCGGAGGCGTATCTTTATGCTGTGAGGGCGGATTATGCTAATGGGTCGACGATTGTTATTGGTGAGTTCCACTACCTATTGAGTTGGTTTGAAATGTCACAGGGGGTTTCTAATGGTTTTGTGATACAGATGGTGGTAGTTCTTTTTGATTGGGGGTAGAAGTGGATGGGGATGCACAATTTGGGAGTCCTGGGGAGTATCTCAGAACTGAGACCAAGATGCAAGGGCTTGATAGTGTGAAACATGTCAGAAACAATGCTCAAGGATTGTCAGCGGCTGGGTAGTGCCATAAATGACTACGgaaacaaaaacataccAGCTGTATTGTCCAGTTTACGGTACCCAACTAATGTGAGATGACACCAAATTTGTCGATGGTGAACCACAAAGGTAGGATAGGTATCCAACAATCACTGCAACCGTCGTATTCCTCATCAATGAGCCCTCCCTGACCAGAACATTCGTCCTCGTTGCCAGTGTTCTCGGCTGGTTTCTGGCACTCCTGATCATGTTCTTAATCTTGATGCTTGTCGACAGCCTCCCGCTTGCCATCTTCGCATCCCATGCGGTATCCCTCTTCATGACCCTCAGAATGTTCCTCGCCATAATCTTCCTTAGCATCGTTGTGAACCTAATCCGAATCGTCCTAACCATACAGATAGATATCGTCCAAATCTTCGTCCCAACCTTTATCGTCCTCCGtctcatccttcttcttgtcctccccTCAGAGGACGGCGCGCAGCACTCGATGTTCTCAAAGGGCCTGTAGACTTCACGCTCAGCACCACACAGTGCTGCAGCACAAAGAATCACCCATTGCACTTCCAGCGCAACTCTGGTCTTGTGCGCATCTTCCATAAGGGTCTGAAATTCGATCAGAGAACCGGAGTTAGGGGGTCCACCTGGGGCACTGGCCTTGCAATCAGGCATCTATCCAGAGGCTCCCGAATTGGCCCCCCGTTACCAGACTCGAGTCGAACGCGCAGGAAATGGACCGGCTGTTCCCGAGTATTTGGATCAGCCCTTAGCTGTCTGCGCATGTTCTTCGTGCTGACTGCCTCTGGGAGCCACTGAAACCGGGTGACGATAGTGGCTAGCCCGCGTGTATGATGGGGCTCAAAACGGAGAAAGCGCAGAACAAAGCGGTCTTCTTTCCACAACGCGGCCACCATCGGATTGAGACAGATCAAATTCCATGTCCCGTTAAGTGATTCCCATGGGTCAGGCGCAGCGATTGGGTTAAAGTCAGCCCCTGGAATGCTGCTATCTACCCGCATTTTCCGGCAGTCCTCGTACAGGGACGCATAACGCTCTACTTCGTGGTGACACATGCTGTCAGTGGATGGTACAAGATATGGTGGACTCGGTGACTTGCCATCCTCGTGATGACACGCTTGTGGTCG
Encoded proteins:
- a CDS encoding uncharacterized protein (antiSMASH:Cluster_3; COG:Q; EggNog:ENOG503Q4X9) produces the protein MTRANKLAGKKIAVIGGSSGIGYGAAEILLSAGAHITIISSTQEKVDRAVSQLSSTAGGNVQGRVGNVRDEAAFTELLLSLAPLDHVIFSSVDKIIRGSLAEANLSDAAGLFGVKFWGSFVVAKAIAKHDIILPGGSLTLTSGAAALRPKKGATIGGALNGGLITATISLADELSGKRIRVNTVVPGLVKTPLLGKLGNSEEQQREIYEQAAGRLSVGFVASPEDVAEAYLYAVRADYANGSTIVIGEFHYLLSWFEMSQGVSNGFVIQMVVVLFDWG